CAGGACATGGAGTTCTGGCAGTTCCACCCCACCGGCGTGGCCGGCGCGGGCGTGCTGCTGACCGAAGGCTGCCGCGGCGAAGGCGCCATCCTGCGCAACAGCAACGGCGAACGCTTCATGGAGCGCTACGCGCCCACGCTGAAGGACCTGGCCCCGCGCGACTTCGTGTCCCGCTGCATGGACCAGGAAATCAAGGAAGGCCGTGGCTGCGGTCCCAACAAGGACTACGTGGTCCTCGACATGACCCACCTGGGCGCCGAGACCATCATGAAGCGCCTGCCGTCCGTGTTCGAGATCGGCCACAACTTCGCGAACGTCGACATCACGAAGGAGCCGATCCCCGTGGTGCCCACCATCCACTACCAGATGGGCGGCATCCCGACGAACATCCACGGCCAGGTCGTGGTGCCGAAGGACGGCAAGAACGAGATCATCAACGGACTCTATGCCGTGGGCGAATGCGCCTGCGTGAGCGTGCACGGCGCGAACCGCCTGGGCACGAACTCGCTGCTCGACCTGCTGGTGTTCGGCCGTGCGGCCGGCAACCACATCGTCGACGCGAACCTGAAGGCCAAGGGCCACAAGGACCTGCCGGCCACCGCTGCCGACTTCACGCTGTCGCGCCTCGCGAAATACGAGTCGAGCACGTCGGGCGAATATGCCCAGGACGTGGCCAACGACATCCGCTCCACCATGCAGGCCCACGCCGCGGTGTTCCGCACCCAGGCCGTGATGGACGAGGGTGTGAAGCAGATCAAGGAAGTCGCCAAGCGCGTGAAGAACATCCACCTGGCCGACAAGTCCAAGGTGTTCAACACGGCCCGCATCGAGGCGCTGGAAGTCGAGAACCTCATCGAGGTGGCCCTGGCCACGATGATCTCGGCCGCCGCCCGCCACGAGAGCCGCGGTGCACACACCGTCGACGACTACGGCGACACGCCGGAGTTCCCGAACGGCCGCAACGACAAGGAATGGATGAAGCACACGCTGTGGTACTC
This genomic stretch from Piscinibacter gummiphilus harbors:
- the sdhA gene encoding succinate dehydrogenase flavoprotein subunit, giving the protein MRASLQLAQAGLNVAVLSKVFPTRSHTVAAQGGIGASLGNMSEDNWHYHFFDTVKGSDWLGDQDAIEFMCREAPKVVYELEHFGMPFDRNPDGTIYQRPFGGHTANYGEKPVQRACAAADRTGHAMLHTLYQQNVKARTNFFVEWMALDLIRDDSGDVVGVTALEMETGDVHILEAKTVLLATGGAGRIFAASTNAFINTGDGLGMAARAGIPLQDMEFWQFHPTGVAGAGVLLTEGCRGEGAILRNSNGERFMERYAPTLKDLAPRDFVSRCMDQEIKEGRGCGPNKDYVVLDMTHLGAETIMKRLPSVFEIGHNFANVDITKEPIPVVPTIHYQMGGIPTNIHGQVVVPKDGKNEIINGLYAVGECACVSVHGANRLGTNSLLDLLVFGRAAGNHIVDANLKAKGHKDLPATAADFTLSRLAKYESSTSGEYAQDVANDIRSTMQAHAAVFRTQAVMDEGVKQIKEVAKRVKNIHLADKSKVFNTARIEALEVENLIEVALATMISAAARHESRGAHTVDDYGDTPEFPNGRNDKEWMKHTLWYSSDLRLEYKPVNLTPLTTASIPPKVRSF